The DNA segment TCATACGAATGACTTCTCTGGTTGTTAAAACGACATCCACATCGCGATACCCGGAATCCTGCATTACCGGAATGTCAATTTCATGCTTTTTCGCCACACATGGCATAACGGAAATATTATAAATTTTTGAAGCATCAACACCCAGCTTATCCGCAAACCAGGTTTTTGTGACTGCACCGAACATCTGATGCGGGGACTTGGAGGTAGATAAGTGGGATACCATATCAGGGTACTGGGACTTTAAAAAACGCACCCATCCCGGACAGCAGGAGGTAAACATGGGAAGCTTGTGTTCATCTGTATGCTGCAGCCGGCTTAGAAATTCACTCGCTTCCTCCATAATCGTTAAATCTGCCGCAAAATCTGTGTCAAACACATAATCGGCGCCCATTCTGCGAAATGCATCACCCAGCTTTTCAATCGTTGCCTCAGCACGGCTCAGACCCAGCGATTCTCCCCATGCGGCACGTACTGCCGGAGCAATCTGAACAATGGTGATCGTATCCGGATCATTTAAGGCATCAAAGGCACGCTCACTGTCCTCCCGCACATGGAGCGCATTCACCGGACAGTGGGTGATACATTGACCGCAAAGACTGCAATCTGCTTCTTCAATACTGCGGTTTAATGATACGTTTACAGTAGTTCGGGAGCCGGTATTCTGTACATCCCACACCTGTAGATTTTGTACCTTGTCACAGATTTGAATACAGCGCATACATTTAATACATTTATTACTCTCGCGGATCAAAGGAAACGTTTGGTTCCATGGGGTGTACACGACCTTTTTCTCATAAGGAAGGGAGGTGATTCCCAGGTCATTGCTGATTTTCTGCAAGGAGCAGTTACCACTGCGGGAACAGTAGGCACACTCGCAGTCATGCTGTGAAAGCAAAAGCTGTACATTGCATTTCCGTGTATAACGAACCTTGGGGGAGTTTGTGTAAATAACCATTCCCTCCTGAACGATCGTATTACAGGCGGTTACCAGCTTATCCTTGCCCTGAAGCTCTACAACACAGATGCGGCATGCGCCGATATCATTGATATCCTTCAGATAACAGAGATGAGGAATCTCGATATGTGCCTCTTTTGCGGCCTCCATGATGGTCAGCTGCTCGTCCACTGCAATCTGTTGATGATCTATCGTAATCGTTACCATTTTGTCGTTCTTCCTCCTTTGAATACACCGAATCCAAAGTGATCACAGCGCAGACATCTTCCGCATTCCTGCTGTGCCTCTTCACTGCTCATACCATACTCGATCGGCTCAAAATCCGCATTGCGCAGCGATGTTTCTCGCTCCTTCAGCTGTACACGACCGCATTTTGGACGGTCAGCATAATTTGCAGGGGGAATCGGTGCATCGCATTCTATAATATGATGGAAGCCGAGATATTCATCAATGTTAGCCGCTGCGACCTTGCCTGCCGCAATCGCGCGAATGACCGTTGCAGGACCGGTTACACAATCACCACCGGCAAAGATTCCTTCCATGTTTTCCACACCGGAATGATCCAGTGCGTCAATCGCTCCATGCCGTATTGGAACACCCTCCTCTGCAAAATGCTGGGATTCAATACCCTGACCGATTGCGACAACAACGATATCACATGGAATCCGTTTTTCGTCAACCTCTGCACGCTTGGGAGCCGGGCGTCCACCGCGGTAGGTGGAAATAATCTGCGGCTGTACCCAGAGGGCGGCAACCTTGTTTTCCTCATCTAGTTCAATGCGTTTTGGTGCCTGCAGCTGCAACAGCTCACAGCCCTCTGCCAGAGCACCTTCTATTTCCTGTGGCAGGGCAGTCATGTCCTCCTGCCGTCTGCGATAGGCAATACCAACATAGCTTGCGCCCAGCCGTTTACTGCTGCGTGCAACATCCATCGCAACATTACCGCCGCCGATTACCAGAACACGCTTATCCTTGAAATCCGGCATGATATCATCACCGATATTGCGCAGCATAGTCACGGCAGATATGACATTTTCCCCATCCTCTCCGGGGATTCCCACTTTTTTATCTGTCTGTGCACCGATGGCAAGATAGACGGCATCAAATTCCTTATCCAGATCACACATGGCGATATCCGTTCCGATATCCACACCGGTATGAATTTCCACACCTGCGGATTTAATAACTTCTATTTCCTCATCCAGCCGCGCTCTTGGAAGACGGTAATTCGGAATGCCATAGCGCAGCATACCGCCCAGGCGTTTCCTTTTTTCATAAACAACACTCTGATGCCCCATCAGCTGCAGATAATAGGCTGCGCTCAATCCTCCGGGGCCGCCTCCGACAATAGCAATGCGCTTACCGGTTGACGGTGCGCACGGTTCCGGTGGAACATAGCCTGCATGATCTACTGCATAGCGTTTGATTCCACGTATGTTGATAGAATCATCCAGCATATTTCTTCTGCATCTCGCTTCACACGGATGCTCACAGATATACGCACATACGGTTGGGAACGGATTATCCTTACGGATCAGCCGTACAGCGTCGGCATTTCTTCCCTCCTTCACCAAGGCGATATAGCCGGGAATATCCACACCTGCCGGACACATGGAAACACAGGGAACCGGCTGATTCAAGCTGGCGGTACAGCGACCGTGCAGGATATGCTCCTCATAATCATCACGAAAGCCCTGTACACCATGCAGCACCATTTCCGCTGCCTCATAGCCGATTGCACAATCGGCACTCCACGAAATATTTTGTGCTGTTTTCTCAATCAAATCAATGGTAGAAAGGGAAGCTCTTCCCTCCAGCACATCCTCCAGCAGCATCTGCAGCTGAGCAAGACCGACACGGCAGGGTACACATTTCCCGCAGGTCTGCGCATGACAGAGCTTCAGAAAAGCACTCGCCATATCCACAGGGCAAAGTCCCGGCGGACTGGCAATGATTCTTCGTTCCAGATCCTTATATAGATCCTCGATGACACGCTGTGCTTTGGTAGCGGTCATAATAGTTAATCTGCTCATAGCATTCCTCCATTATTGTTAACGGTTACATCTATTTCAGTATAAAACAAAACGGGAACTTTTCCAACTGCTTTTGAAACAATTCCCGTTTATCTGCAGGTAAGTGTTACAATCTGTATCTCTTTAACACGAAATTTCAATTTATGCTATCAAAATGGCACACATTGCAAGCATCTTCATAACTGCTTTTTTGTTACTTACAGGTGGGGAAGGAAAGCGGCAGGTTATCGTATTACGATGTCCGCTTATTGCCATTAGATTACCTCCACATCCTGTGTTAAAACCTCCAGTGTCCGCACGATGCCGTCACAATCATTGCTTTGGGTAAGGAAGGAGGCATCCTTACGCACCTCATCCTCTGCGTTTCCCATGACGCTGACACTGCCCGCATAGGGAACCATCGCCTTATCATTGACACTATCCGCAATCAACAATACAGCATCCTTTGCGATACCCATATCTTCCATAATACACTGCAATGCCGTTCCTTTATCTACATTGGCATGTACAATACTGAACATGTTTTTTCCACTGCGAATCAGCTGTACTTCCTCTCTTAACTCTTTCGGCAGCCAGCTTATAAAGCCATTCAACGCACTGCTTTCTCCTGTGACATAAATTTTTAAAACCTCATCACAGATTTCTTCAAAATCCTCCCATGGATGCAGCTTCATTTCATTTAACAATGCCTCCAGTTGTACATAGGGGTCTGTTCCTGTAGTGTACAGATGTCCGTCTTCCACGATGGATAGATTAACATCCTGTTCTTTTACTGCGGCAAGCAGACGATCCAGCAGCTTCAAAGATACCTCCTTTCGCTGAAGGACGCGCTCACTTTTTATTTCCTGCAGATATGCTCCATGACAGGCTGCGATATAGCCGCCGTATTCATCCATATGCAGTAAAGCTGCAATTTTTCTAAGATTTTCTGGAGAACGGCGGGAGATCAAAGCCAGTCTGGCACCAGCACGCTGTGCCTGCAGCAGTGCTTCCTTTGTATCCTTGCTTATGTTGTGGTTATTGGTTAGCAGCGTATCATCGACACTGCAGACGATTAGTTTATACATCCTATTGCCCTCCTTTTGACAGCTTCAGTGTATCCTGAAAGAGCTAAGGCTGTAAATAGCTTACTGAACGGTTGATAAAAGGTTGACATCGTTTCGTTATGCAGATGGGAAATGATGAAAAATTTTTTTCAAAGCGGCAAAGTCACATGACAAAGTTTTGTCATGAGGCTATAATGAAAAAGAAAGGATGGATGTGTATGCATATACGGGAAACCTTGCAGAATAATCGCACATGGAGTGTGAACGAACAGGTTCTTTGTGATTATATTTTGGAGCACAGCATGGAGGTCATCCACATGAATACCGCCCGGCTGTCACAGGCAGCAGCGGTTAGTACCTCCTGTATCTACCGGTTTTGTCACAAGCTGGGCTTTGACGGCTATGCGGCCTTTCGGATTCAACTGGCAAGCGAACTGAATGAAAAGCTGAGCAGCCCCAGCGCTGTAAATTATGATTATCCCTTTACTGCACAGGAATCTACGGCAGAGCTGATTCAGACACTGGGAAGTCTGTACAAAAACTCCATAGACGAGACGATACGGCTGCTGGATATCGCACAGCTTGAAAAATTCGCTGAGCATGTATATCAGGCACGCTTCACCTATATTCTTACGACGAATACCAATTTGCAGGTGGCAGAGAATTTCGCAAGAAAGATGGAAGAAATCGGAGTTCATATCCATGTCGCAGGAGAACTTCTGCAGCAGAGATTGTATTGTGCCTCCGCCAAGCAGGGAGATGTGGCGATTATCCTCTCCTATGCCGGTATTTCCGATCATGTACAGGAATGCGTCAAGCAGTTGTATGAAAATAAGGTAACGGTGCTTCTATTATCCAGCAGCCATGATAAAACGCTGCATTATTTTGCGACCTGCCGTCTGTATCTGTGCGGCTTTGAGTCCTCCTATCAGAAGATAACAACCTTTTCTTCACATGTGTCCGCACAATATTTGCTCGATCTGGTATATTCCCGGATTTATCAGAAAAATTATGAAAAGAATATTGAACACAGAGACAGGGCTTACCACGTCTGCCGTTTAAAGGCGAAGGATGAGCAGCAGAAATAGTAACTATCACATAGCAATTTTGAATTTGATAGAACGCATTGAAATGAAAAAGAAAATTATAAGGAGAAGGAATATGGAATTTGAATGTATGAATCACGCAGCCTATACAGAAACGGATGGTCGTATAACGATCCATGCCAGTGCAAAAAGCGATTTCGTTGTCAGTCCGTTAAATGGAACAGTCCATGCGAGTGCTGCTTTTCTCTACCGCAAGATAACCGGTGATTTTGTAATCCATGCAAAGGTATCACAGAGCTTTCTTTCCACCTATGATGCACCTGCAATCATGGCAATGGAATCGGAAACACGATGGGCAAAGGTCTGCTTTGAATATACGGATTTGAATACCAGAGCAGTTGTATCTGTTATGACAGATGGCACTTCCGATGATTGCAACGGGGTGGAAACAAGTCAGGATTACATATGGCTGCAGTTATGCCGCAGGGATCAAGTATTTGCTGTTCATTATTCTATGGATGGTAAAACCTGGCGGATGCATCGTATTCTGCGTATGGAAATGGCAGAGGAGCTGAAGGTCGGTCTGGTTGCACAAAGTCCTTTGGGTGATGGTGGTGATTTTGTGTTTGAGGAAATTTATTTGAATCAGGAGAGTAAAGAGGATATCCGGGGTGGAAACTAAGCGCGTTGTAAGGAAATATGAATTTAGCGTCAGAAAGAAGGATCTGCTATCTACTGCATACACAAGGTATGATTACCGGCAAGAGGAACGCTCTTGATTCATACAGCTATCCGTAAGGCATATGAGGGTAGGGGAAGACGTAGGATATGACAATCGTCTTTCTGATACAAAAAAACAGGTATCCGCATGTCAAAGGACTGTAAATACCTGTTTTTATTATCTTAATATTATCTTACTGAGCACTGAATGCAAGCTCATCATCCAGCGCATCCATCATATTCAGGGAATTGAATTTTTCAATCAGCTTTTCCACTGTGAGTGTTTTCTTTTCCTCTTTTGGTATATCCATAATAACCTCACCCTTATGGAACATCAGCAGTCGGTCTCCATAGGTGATAGCATGCTTCAGATTGTGGGTAATCATAATCGTTGTCATTTTCTTTTCTTCCACAATTTTCTTAGTCAGCTGAATGATTAGATCGCTTGTTTTCGGATCTAGAGCTGCCGTATGCTCATCCAGCAGCAGAAGCTCCGGTGTAATCAGTGTAGCCATCAGCAGAGATAATGCCTGTCGCTGACCTCCGGACAGGGAGCCGACACTGACATGAAGCTTGCTTTCCAGTCCCAGCTGCATATCTGCCAGCTCTCTTTCAAACAGCGGTATCAGTGATTTATCGACACCCTTACTAAGACCAAAGCTTTTCCCCTTATTATATGCCATCGCCATATTTTGCAGGATCGTTAAGGAAGGAGAGGTTCCCTTCTGCGGATCCTGGAACACACGTCCGATAAACTGGGAACGTTTATGCTCAGGAAGCCGGGATACGTCCTTGCCATTAAAGGTAACCCTTCCGGCATCTTGACGGATATTCCCACTGATGACATTGAAAAATGTGGATTTACCGCTGCCATTGGAGCCGATGATCGTAACAAATTCCCCGTCATGGATTTCCACATTCAAATCCTTATACAATACGACCTCGTTGGCACTGCCCTTGTTGAAGGTCTTTTTTACATGTTCTAGTTTAAGCATACTCTCACCTCACGATTCCTGAACCTTGCGATGGAAGAATTTTCCCATCACACCATTGCCGAGTACAAGCACCGCAATGAAGATAACTGCCATGATCAGCTTTAGATAGCTTGGCGGTAAGCCTACCTTCAGGGCTGCCGCAATCGTCAGACGGTAGGTGATGGCACCAAGAATGACACTTGTCGTAAAGCCGATGAATTTAAAGCGTTTAAACAATGTAAGACCCATGATGACGGATGCCAGTCCCATGACGATCATACCAGTACCCAGCGTGATGTCAAAGTATTTTAGAAACTGTGAAACAACAGCACCGGATACGGCGGCATACCCGTTGGAAATGGCAAGACCGTTCATTTTAATGTGTCCGATATCCTTGCCAAGAGTTGCGATGAGCTGTGGATTATCTCCTGCAATCCGCATCAGAAAGCCGTACTTTGTATCCAGGAACCAGTCCATCAGCAGCTTTAAAAGCAGGACGAGAACAAGCAGAATGAAAATCGGCCACAGCTTGACGATCCAGGTACCAAACGAGCCTCCAACAGAGTTGCCAAACAGCGCTCCATAGGAGAAAATCGTGTCATAGGTGAACAGCGGAATGTTACTCATATCCCCTGCTACGACCAGGTTGATGGAATACAGTCCCGTCATGACGAGGATACCGCTTAGAAGACTGGAAATACCAAATTTAACATGCAGGAAGCCGGTCGCATACCCGGCCGCAAGTCCTGCAATAAATGCCACAATCAGTGACAGAAACGGATTGATGCCATGTGTAACACACATGGCACCGGCAGCCGCACCGAGTGGGAAGCTCCCCTCAACGGTCAAATCTGCATAGTCCAGAACCTGATAGGTTAACAGGACTCCGATGGCGAGGATACTGTAGGCCAGTCCCTGCGCCATAACATCTAATATAAAATCCATAATAATCACACCTTAATTTATTCTTCTACAAATGTTGCGCGTTCTGCCAGAGAATCCGGAATATCAATGCCCAGCTGCTCTGCGACCTTTTTACTAATATACAGCGTCGTATCCTTAGCAGTTTCCACAGGGATATCCCCGGCCTTTTTCCCGTTTACCAGAATATCGTAAACAACACTTCCTGCCTGTTCACCAAGCTTTTCATAGCTGATAGAATCACTTGCGAGCAGTCCTGCCTTCATCTGTCCGTCCTCAGCAGCAAATACTGGAATCTTTTTCGCATTTGCCTTATCCGTAATAGATGCAGTTGCAGAAACAATCATATTATCGGTAATGTTATAAATACAGTCAACGTCTCCGGACAGCTGTTCCGCAGCGGTTGCGACCTCAGTTGTAGCACTGATCCCCTTTTTCACAACGGTAAAGCCGTATTTCGGTGCCAGCTTTTCCACCTGTTCCACCTGAAGCTTTCCATTTACTTCACCGATATTGTAGATCATACCGATTTTCTTAGCTTTCGGCAGGAATTCACGAATCATTTCCACCTGTTTCTCCAGCGGTGCAGCATCACTGACGCCGGTTACATTACCACCCGGCTTTTCATTGCTTGTCACCAGCTTGGCCTCCACACCGTCTGTAACGGCATTGAATACGACTGGGATATCCGTTCCTCCTGTCGCGTTGACCGCAGCCTGTGAAGCGTTGGTCGCAATGGAATAAATCAGATCCACATCATCGGAAACAAACTGTTTGGCGATCGTATCAGCAGTTCCATTATCTCCCTGTGCATTTTTCACTGTAATTTCAAAGTTTGCATCTGTCTTGCCCTTCAGATATTTCTCCAGTCCCTCTCTGGCGCTATCGAGTGCAGGATGCTCCATCTGCTGGATGATACCGATTTTGTACGTTTTCTTGCCGTCATCCGTTTTTTCCTTGTCGGTGCTGCCACTGTTTCCACATCCTGCAAGAAGCAGTGCCAATGCAAGTCCTCCCAATAATTTTTTCTTCATATGACTAACCTCTCTTTTCTATATGATATTATGATGATACCTTGTTTTGTACATAAAATCAATATTTTCATGAAAATCTTTCACATTTTTATCATGAAGTTTCACAAATTTGCATTTATAGCTGAAACCGTTACGCAAAATTGTTGGCTGTGGTATAATAGCGTAGGAAATACTGCAGGAATGAGGTGTTGGACATGATTCATATATATAGTGGAAACGGTAAAGGAAAAACGACAGCAGGGTTCGGTCTGGTACTGCGTATGGCAGGCTATGGTAAGCAAATCGGGGTTGCGCAGTTTCTAAAGGATGGAACAAGCGGGGAGCTAAGGGCATTGCGGGCGCTGCATGGTGTAAGTCTTCATGCGACTGATATGCCTAAGGGCTTTTATTTTCAGATGAATGAGGCAGATCGGAAGAAAACAGGCCAGGCGGTGTTGGAGCTGTTTGCCTGGGTACAGAAGCATGCTTCTGCGTGGGACTGTATTTTCCTTGATGAAATTCTGGATGCTTTACATCTTGGATTGTTAAAGGAGGAGGCCCTTATATCCTTTTTACAGGAGAATTTGGAGCGTGAAATTATTCTTACCGGCAGGAATCCGTCACAGAAGCTGATGGAGCTATGCGATTATCATACGGAAATGCAGGAGCGAAAACACCCTTATCAGAAAGGCATTCCTGCGCGTAAGGGTGTAGAATATTAAATGAGGAGGATGGCTTTATGGCAATAGAGCAGGCAAGAGAATATTTGAGAAAATATCAAAAGGAACAGGATATACAAATACTGGATACATCGAGTGCAACCGTGGAGCTGGCGGCTCAGGCATTGGGAACACAGCCAGAGCGGATTGCGAAATCACTTTCCTTTATGGGAAAGGAGCATGCGCTGATCGTTGTCGCTGCGGGAGATTGCAGAGTGGATAATCATGCCTATAAGGAAACCTTTGGCTGCAAGGCAAAAATGCTCAAGGGGGAGGAAGTGGAAGCCTATACAAATCATGCTGTGGGCGGCGTCTGTCCCTTTGGTGTCCCTTCTGATACACAGGTGTTTCTGGATGTATCGCTAAAGCGCTTTGCTTATGTATATCCGGCGTGCGGTACTGCAAATTCGGCTATAAAGCTGACAATAGCAGAGCTGGAGGAGCTGCTTCCGGATGCAAAGTGGGTGGATGTATGCAAGGGCTGGAAGAGTGAAGGCTGATCGTCTGTATGGTATAACGCTGTATCTGTTAAATCATAAACGGGCGAGCGGCAGGTGTCTTGCGGAAACCTTCGAGGTGTCGCTTCGCTGTATTCAAAGAGATATGGATACGCTCTCTATGGCAGGAGTTCCCATCATCGCGTACAGCGGAGTGAATGGAGGCTATGAGCTGCAGGAGGGCTATAAGCTGCCAACGGCTATGGTGACAGATCATGATTATGCCATTATAGCGGCCTCTTTAAAGAGTATGGAGAGTGCAGGCTTAAAAAAGGAGGTACAGACGGCGAAGCTGCTGTTTCCACAGCGCAGTGGAAATGAATCCAGTATTCAGATGGATTTTTCCATAGCGGATGAAACAGCTGCACAGGAAAGAGAGCTTCTGCGAAAAGCAATAAAGGAGCGTCTTGGTGTTCGTTTTTCCTATATGGATGCGCTGGGGAATATTATGCATAGAAGCTGTGAACCAATCGGTCTGATCTTTCGCTGGTATGCATGGTATCTGGTAGCCTGGGATCTAAAGAAACAAGACTATCGCATGTTTAAGCTGAGTCGGATGGATCAGGTACAGGAGCAGGAGTCAATACTGCATCCGCATCCCTCACTTTCCACGATTCTCAGGAAGCTGGAGGAAACGGATACGCAGGCTTACTGGACAATACGCTTGCTTTGTCAGCCCGATACCGCAGGTAAAATGAAGGAGTATTTTCAAGGGACGATAGAAAAAACAAATCCGGATGCCTCCTTTCTGTATACTATGCGCGTGCCGAAGCAGGAGTACTTCTGGTATGCAAAGCTGCTTGGCATGGGGGCTGGTGTACGTGTATTGGAGCCGCAGGAGCTGATTGATAAAATCACAAAGGATTGCCAGGAAATCCTGCAGCTGTATAAGGTGTAATTACAAAACTATGACGTTATGCTGTCGTAGTTTTTATGTTATGCTTGGCAGGAAAAGAGGTGTGTTTATGATTGAGAAAAGAGGAATGGCATATTGCGGGATTGCCTGCTGTGTATGCTCTGAAGCAGATTGTCCTGGATGTCATGCAAGAGGCTGTGCGGATGCGCATGTCTGCCGTATTTTATCCTGCTGTGTGGAAAAGGGAATTGAGGGCTGTTATGCATGCAGTGAATTTCCATGTCGTGAGGAAATGCTGCAGAAAAAAAGGGTTCAGGTATTCAACCGCTGTATGTGTAAGGCGGGAGTGGCGCAGGTTATGGATTGTTTAAAGCGGAATGAGGAAGCAGGCATTCAGTATCATTACGAAGGACAACTGCTGGGTGATTACGATCTGGAGCGTGAACAGGAGATTGAGGCATTGCTGCTGCAGGGTAGAGAGTATTCGAAAATCTGAATATGAAAACTTGTTATATAATATGATACATACTATTTACGGTAAGTGTGAATATGATTAAATAGTAAACGCTACTGGATACAAATTCAGTGTAAAATCAAACTTTACTTGATTTGTGAATCAGCTGCTTAATTAGTGTGATAAATTCATTAAAGTTTTGCACCTGTAACAGCTTTTTGACATGACTAGGCTCACTTAAAATATCAATAATCTCATCAAATACATTTGAGAAAATTTTTCTCGAATCCTCATTTACACCAATAAAAGCAATAATATGTACACTCTTACTACCCCAGTTGATAGGTTGATCACTGATAACGATTGAAATAAAGCTGTTCTTCGCATTCTTAGATAATGAGTGAGGAACAGCAATATCTCCAAAAGCCGTACTTGATAGGTTTTCTCTTGCTATAACTTCATGAAATAAAGAGTCCTGAGCATAGCCTAAAGAGACTATATCTTTTGCTAAATAGGCGATTGCTTCTTCTTTATCATGAAATACTGGATTCTTATAAAAAAGCCTTTCGTCAAAAAAATTCATTAAGTAATCCTTAATAGCATTTTTTCTTTTTACTATAGATATTTGATCAATAGTATCTCTAATATTTCTGTTATCTCTGTCTGTTAGAAATGGATGAAGTGTTATATAGGTGCTTTCAAAAGGCATATCAATGGTCGAGATTATAAGGTCCACATGTAAAAGCTCAGGATGATAATTGTTTATACTGATTGCATACTTCATATCAATTTTATCGCCATACATTTTAATGATTTTTTCTAATACATGTTTATGCATTGAATAATAGTCTGCATAAACAAAAGCACATGTGACCTTTGCTTTGCTTTGCACATTATTTTCAAAATAAGCACCAATATGAAAAGCTATAAAGGTGATTTCATCCTCAGTTAAAGTGATATTATAATCATGGTTTAATTCCTGAGCGATGAAAACAGCGATATCATAAATCAAAGGATAAGTAGCTTTTATTTTATTTGTCATAGGATTTTTAGCATAATAATTATTTTTCATTCTGCTAAACATGTTTTTAATATGTATTGTGAAATTTTATATCTAATTTTCGATTATCCGCATAAACACTATACTTTCAAGTATTTTGAAGTATAGAAAAAACTCATTTTACCACGAATTTACCACGATTGAATGAGCCTTGATATGACCTATAAAATAACACCCAAAAGACATCATTACACCTAAATGGTGTCTTTTTAAAAAGCAGTCAATCCTAAGACTAACTGCTTTGTGTGTATGGATATGAAATTGTCAAACTGGGATTTACTTATATCTATTCCTATAAAAGTGTCAATATATATCCGTCTATCAGAGCAATTAGCAGATACATAATAAAGGCTCTGATAAACGCTTCTATATGCTTTTTCGGATTTTGATACAATTCCTTTTCTGGCATTTTTCTTAAACGAACACGCTTTGTATTCCGCCACCATAAAAGGTCTACAATAAATAAGTCAAAGATATTCAATCCCTGTCCTATAATACTTAAACAAAGAAAATTATGTGTGAAGCCATTTTCTTTGATAAACAACCCTAATATAA comes from the Erysipelotrichaceae bacterium 66202529 genome and includes:
- a CDS encoding ABC transporter substrate-binding protein, encoding MKKKLLGGLALALLLAGCGNSGSTDKEKTDDGKKTYKIGIIQQMEHPALDSAREGLEKYLKGKTDANFEITVKNAQGDNGTADTIAKQFVSDDVDLIYSIATNASQAAVNATGGTDIPVVFNAVTDGVEAKLVTSNEKPGGNVTGVSDAAPLEKQVEMIREFLPKAKKIGMIYNIGEVNGKLQVEQVEKLAPKYGFTVVKKGISATTEVATAAEQLSGDVDCIYNITDNMIVSATASITDKANAKKIPVFAAEDGQMKAGLLASDSISYEKLGEQAGSVVYDILVNGKKAGDIPVETAKDTTLYISKKVAEQLGIDIPDSLAERATFVEE
- a CDS encoding cob(I)yrinic acid a,c-diamide adenosyltransferase, producing the protein MIHIYSGNGKGKTTAGFGLVLRMAGYGKQIGVAQFLKDGTSGELRALRALHGVSLHATDMPKGFYFQMNEADRKKTGQAVLELFAWVQKHASAWDCIFLDEILDALHLGLLKEEALISFLQENLEREIILTGRNPSQKLMELCDYHTEMQERKHPYQKGIPARKGVEY
- a CDS encoding YbaK/EbsC family protein, with product MAIEQAREYLRKYQKEQDIQILDTSSATVELAAQALGTQPERIAKSLSFMGKEHALIVVAAGDCRVDNHAYKETFGCKAKMLKGEEVEAYTNHAVGGVCPFGVPSDTQVFLDVSLKRFAYVYPACGTANSAIKLTIAELEELLPDAKWVDVCKGWKSEG
- a CDS encoding WYL domain-containing protein encodes the protein MKADRLYGITLYLLNHKRASGRCLAETFEVSLRCIQRDMDTLSMAGVPIIAYSGVNGGYELQEGYKLPTAMVTDHDYAIIAASLKSMESAGLKKEVQTAKLLFPQRSGNESSIQMDFSIADETAAQERELLRKAIKERLGVRFSYMDALGNIMHRSCEPIGLIFRWYAWYLVAWDLKKQDYRMFKLSRMDQVQEQESILHPHPSLSTILRKLEETDTQAYWTIRLLCQPDTAGKMKEYFQGTIEKTNPDASFLYTMRVPKQEYFWYAKLLGMGAGVRVLEPQELIDKITKDCQEILQLYKV
- a CDS encoding DUF3795 domain-containing protein encodes the protein MIEKRGMAYCGIACCVCSEADCPGCHARGCADAHVCRILSCCVEKGIEGCYACSEFPCREEMLQKKRVQVFNRCMCKAGVAQVMDCLKRNEEAGIQYHYEGQLLGDYDLEREQEIEALLLQGREYSKI
- a CDS encoding PRD domain-containing protein, whose translation is MFSRMKNNYYAKNPMTNKIKATYPLIYDIAVFIAQELNHDYNITLTEDEITFIAFHIGAYFENNVQSKAKVTCAFVYADYYSMHKHVLEKIIKMYGDKIDMKYAISINNYHPELLHVDLIISTIDMPFESTYITLHPFLTDRDNRNIRDTIDQISIVKRKNAIKDYLMNFFDERLFYKNPVFHDKEEAIAYLAKDIVSLGYAQDSLFHEVIARENLSSTAFGDIAVPHSLSKNAKNSFISIVISDQPINWGSKSVHIIAFIGVNEDSRKIFSNVFDEIIDILSEPSHVKKLLQVQNFNEFITLIKQLIHKSSKV
- a CDS encoding ABC transporter permease produces the protein MIIIIETVILCIAFFLICFWGTGTDNKNLKSYSSYPDEVQNRIKSIAEYQGKFKESNKVVTFISNFLLFLFVLFILGLFIKENGFTHNFLCLSIIGQGLNIFDLFIVDLLWWRNTKRVRLRKMPEKELYQNPKKHIEAFIRAFIMYLLIALIDGYILTLL